From Acinetobacter lwoffii, a single genomic window includes:
- the tehB gene encoding SAM-dependent methyltransferase TehB, with product MQQLRCYKELPVWNQQSIPQGFKNQHNTKAGTWAKLTVLKGELRFAMLEESGAVQSEHVFTPEQQPPFIEPEAWHKIVSASEDVECQLRFYCQPEDYFIKKYQLNPTHSEVLAAMPYLKGGRALDVGCGTGRNALYLSQNGFNVDAWDVNENSLQTLRQIVQTEQIDHVQVQRRDLNTDTNIAGQYDFIYCTVVMMFLEAKTIPPLIAQMQQATVPGGYNLIVCAMDTPDIPAQVDFPFAFQPGELRGYYEGWHIVKYNENVGELYRVDEQGQRIKQHFATMLAQKVE from the coding sequence ATGCAACAGTTGAGATGTTATAAGGAACTTCCAGTCTGGAACCAGCAGAGTATTCCCCAGGGCTTTAAGAATCAGCACAATACTAAAGCCGGCACCTGGGCGAAACTGACAGTATTAAAAGGTGAGCTGCGTTTTGCCATGCTGGAAGAATCTGGTGCAGTGCAATCCGAGCATGTGTTTACACCAGAGCAGCAACCGCCATTTATTGAGCCTGAGGCCTGGCACAAAATTGTCTCTGCCAGTGAAGATGTCGAATGTCAGTTACGTTTTTACTGCCAGCCTGAGGATTACTTTATCAAGAAATATCAGTTAAATCCTACCCATTCTGAAGTGCTGGCAGCGATGCCCTATTTAAAAGGTGGCCGTGCGCTGGACGTCGGCTGCGGTACAGGGCGTAATGCGCTTTATTTGAGCCAGAACGGCTTTAATGTCGATGCCTGGGATGTCAACGAAAACAGTTTGCAGACTTTAAGACAGATCGTGCAGACTGAGCAGATTGATCATGTGCAAGTACAGCGCCGCGACCTTAACACGGATACCAACATTGCAGGCCAATATGACTTTATCTACTGTACCGTGGTGATGATGTTTCTTGAGGCGAAAACCATTCCACCGCTTATTGCACAGATGCAGCAGGCGACCGTGCCAGGTGGCTATAACCTGATTGTCTGTGCCATGGATACGCCAGATATTCCGGCACAAGTCGATTTTCCATTTGCTTTTCAGCCGGGGGAGTTGCGAGGGTATTATGAGGGCTGGCATATTGTGAAATATAATGAAAATGTCGGTGAGCTGTATCGTGTCGATGAGCAGGGTCAGCGGATTAAACAGCACTTTGCCACCATGCTGGCGCAGAAGGTTGAATAG
- a CDS encoding XRE family transcriptional regulator — MQVIDRTRLKVAKDLRRLSNKDFANLLGCSEPKIRKILTDGKYPISCEDFQQITEKLGLPASFFLADDNLELVNSSDIFYRSAARIKAEYRNANEAYILLAKKINLYFESKLTLPKFSFPDLEIFESNHPDYPSSVANNLRGFWGLGIQPVNNIIALLELKGFRVFRLPFDIKQMDALSFFDEQSGNPFIFLNDFKSFERQRFDAAHELGHMILHKDDNAEYNRTKESEADQFASEFLMPYEGFTSNLPKNLSIQSMIEYKKYWRVSLKAVNYRCHKLDLISDWIYKNNSIRINSFGYHLNEPDPTYGDQSLFYSKILKTLATQDGFSISKMLDGIGISRSDFNDLTFYSIDKFEESKPRPKLYVVS; from the coding sequence ATGCAAGTAATTGATCGAACTAGATTAAAGGTTGCGAAGGATTTGCGACGCTTGTCCAATAAAGATTTTGCTAATCTTTTAGGTTGCTCTGAGCCTAAAATTCGTAAAATTTTAACAGATGGAAAATATCCTATTAGTTGTGAAGATTTTCAGCAAATAACTGAAAAATTGGGTTTGCCTGCTAGCTTTTTTTTAGCGGACGATAATCTCGAATTAGTCAATTCGTCCGACATTTTTTATAGGTCAGCAGCTAGAATTAAGGCTGAATATAGAAATGCAAATGAAGCCTATATTCTGTTAGCAAAAAAAATTAACCTTTACTTTGAGAGTAAATTAACTCTTCCTAAATTTAGTTTCCCTGATCTTGAAATTTTTGAATCTAATCACCCAGACTATCCATCAAGTGTTGCAAATAATTTAAGAGGTTTTTGGGGATTAGGCATCCAACCCGTTAATAATATTATTGCGCTACTTGAGCTAAAGGGTTTTCGCGTCTTTCGCCTACCTTTTGATATAAAACAAATGGATGCACTTTCTTTTTTTGATGAACAAAGTGGCAATCCTTTTATATTCTTAAATGATTTTAAATCATTTGAAAGACAACGCTTTGACGCTGCTCATGAACTTGGTCATATGATTCTGCACAAAGATGATAATGCCGAATACAATCGAACAAAAGAAAGTGAAGCAGATCAATTCGCTTCAGAATTTCTGATGCCTTATGAAGGCTTTACCAGTAATTTACCAAAAAATTTAAGTATTCAATCTATGATTGAGTATAAAAAATATTGGCGTGTCTCACTTAAAGCTGTGAATTATCGTTGCCATAAATTAGATTTGATTTCTGATTGGATTTATAAAAACAACTCAATTCGTATAAATTCTTTTGGATATCATTTGAATGAACCTGATCCAACTTATGGTGATCAATCTCTGTTTTACTCAAAAATTTTAAAAACTTTAGCCACTCAAGATGGTTTTAGTATTTCTAAAATGCTAGATGGAATCGGCATTTCTCGTTCAGATTTCAATGATCTAACATTTTATTCAATAGATAAATTTGAAGAATCTAAACCTAGACCTAAACTTTATGTCGTTAGTTAA
- the fadA gene encoding acetyl-CoA C-acyltransferase FadA, whose translation MATLNPRDVVIVDGVRSAMGKTKNGMFRNVRADSMSAELVRALLVRNEFDPHEVEDVIWGCVNQTLEQGMNIARNIALLADLPKTVAGQTVNRLCGSSMQAIHTAAAQIATNQGDIFIIGGVEHMGHVGMMHGIDLNPEASKHYAKASNMMGLTAEMLGRMNGISREEQDAFGVESHRRAWAATENGLFQNEIVGIEGHNADGYKILCDIDEVIRPDANLESFKSLRPVFDPKGGTVTAATSSALSDGASAMLLMSAERAQALGLKPRAVIRSMAVAGCDAAIMGYGPVPATQKALKRAGLSIADIQTFELNEAFAAQGLSVLKGLGIYDKQDIVNHNGGAIALGHPLGCSGARITTTLLNVMEQQDTQIGLATMCIGLGQGIATVIERV comes from the coding sequence ATGGCTACTTTAAATCCACGTGACGTTGTCATCGTTGATGGCGTACGTTCAGCAATGGGTAAAACCAAAAACGGTATGTTCCGCAATGTACGTGCCGACTCGATGTCTGCTGAGCTTGTCCGTGCCCTATTGGTACGTAACGAATTCGACCCGCATGAAGTTGAAGACGTAATCTGGGGCTGTGTGAACCAAACCCTAGAACAAGGTATGAACATTGCCCGTAATATCGCATTACTGGCAGACCTGCCGAAAACTGTTGCAGGTCAAACGGTGAACCGTCTTTGTGGCTCGTCTATGCAGGCGATTCACACTGCGGCTGCGCAAATTGCGACGAACCAAGGTGATATCTTCATCATCGGTGGTGTTGAGCACATGGGCCATGTGGGCATGATGCACGGCATCGACCTGAACCCTGAAGCGTCTAAGCATTATGCTAAAGCGTCGAACATGATGGGTCTGACTGCTGAAATGCTGGGTCGTATGAACGGCATTAGTCGTGAAGAACAGGATGCGTTCGGTGTGGAATCACATCGCCGTGCCTGGGCTGCGACTGAAAACGGTCTGTTCCAGAACGAGATCGTTGGCATTGAAGGTCATAATGCAGATGGCTACAAAATCCTGTGTGATATCGATGAAGTGATCCGTCCGGATGCGAACCTTGAATCGTTCAAATCTTTGCGTCCAGTCTTCGATCCGAAAGGCGGTACAGTAACTGCAGCGACTTCTTCAGCATTGTCTGATGGTGCTTCTGCAATGTTGCTAATGTCTGCTGAACGTGCTCAAGCTTTAGGTCTTAAGCCACGTGCTGTAATTCGCTCTATGGCGGTTGCAGGCTGTGATGCGGCGATCATGGGTTATGGTCCGGTTCCAGCAACGCAAAAAGCGTTGAAACGTGCTGGCCTGTCAATTGCTGATATTCAGACTTTTGAATTGAACGAAGCATTTGCTGCACAAGGTCTGTCTGTTCTTAAAGGCTTAGGCATTTATGACAAGCAAGACATCGTGAACCATAACGGTGGCGCGATTGCATTGGGTCACCCATTGGGTTGTTCTGGTGCGCGTATCACAACAACATTGTTGAACGTAATGGAGCAACAAGATACGCAAATTGGTCTTGCGACGATGTGTATTGGCCTTGGTCAAGGTATTGCAACAGTGATCGAACGTGTTTAA